The Microcoleus sp. AS-A8 genome window below encodes:
- the nudC gene encoding NAD(+) diphosphatase yields the protein MHRIFIPAIAPPAVQSEPAWWFAFVGNQLLVRLEGTISEIPNLINLAEIGLVPVRTQFLGTLDAQPCYSAQLPQDVSLLDGMALRGLRELYGTLDEDLFVLSGRAIQIVEWDRTHQYCGHCATPTTQLPNERAKRCPKCGFVNYPRLSPAIIVLICRGEEILLARAPRLPAGMYALIAGFVEPGESLEETVVREVREEVGIEIKDIRYFGSQPWPFPNSLMIGFTATYASGEIVIEPEELSDAAWFSKHNLPLLPPKLSIARKLIDWFISTQ from the coding sequence ATGCATCGAATCTTCATCCCTGCCATTGCGCCACCGGCAGTACAATCTGAACCCGCTTGGTGGTTCGCCTTTGTCGGCAATCAGCTCTTAGTTCGCCTGGAAGGAACAATCAGCGAAATTCCCAACCTGATCAACCTCGCAGAGATTGGCTTGGTACCCGTGCGAACCCAATTTCTCGGCACCTTGGATGCTCAGCCTTGTTACTCGGCACAACTACCCCAAGATGTCAGTCTACTTGATGGCATGGCTTTGCGGGGACTGCGCGAATTGTACGGAACGTTAGACGAAGACTTGTTTGTACTCAGTGGTCGTGCTATTCAAATCGTAGAGTGGGATCGTACCCACCAGTACTGCGGACACTGCGCCACGCCAACCACTCAATTACCCAATGAGCGTGCCAAGCGTTGCCCCAAGTGTGGATTCGTTAATTATCCTCGCCTCTCGCCTGCGATTATTGTGCTCATTTGTCGTGGTGAAGAGATCTTATTGGCTCGTGCCCCCCGGTTGCCAGCCGGGATGTATGCTTTAATCGCTGGATTTGTGGAACCGGGAGAATCCTTGGAAGAGACAGTGGTGCGAGAGGTACGTGAAGAAGTGGGGATTGAGATTAAAGACATTCGTTATTTTGGCTCACAACCCTGGCCGTTTCCCAACTCCCTGATGATTGGATTCACTGCCACCTATGCCAGTGGTGAAATTGTGATCGAACCTGAAGAATTGTCAGATGCGGCCTGGTTTAGCAAACACAATTTGCCGTTGCTTCCTCCTAAACTGAGTATTGCTCGAAAACTGATCGATTGGTTTATCTCAACACAATAA